The following are encoded in a window of Phragmites australis chromosome 22, lpPhrAust1.1, whole genome shotgun sequence genomic DNA:
- the LOC133905184 gene encoding protein RAFTIN 1B-like → MHPSALLLIVVAAGIAEGRGLPAAGTPAAQFWEEALPGTPMPRVIGELVQKGIDRSPLKERYAAPHFSACGKPSSSEEAEAATGIFFHEAQAREGSVMTVSLPPAAVPAFLPRDVAEKVPFANLTDVLATFNIAQGSTEATKAGQTLCGCRAAPLAGEQKACATSLEGTVWAATRMLGTTASGRVWVAASELPRDGLPRQAYVVSAVAALDGDRHVGCHDEPFPYAVFHCHTAQSSTRAYEITLSSLRGRGPAVAMVALCHRDTSNWNPAHPAFEMLGTQPGGAPVCHFMPYANLVFGVKA, encoded by the exons ATGCATCCGTCCGCACTTCTTCTGATCGTCGTGGCCGCCGGCATCGCCGAGGGGCGCggcctccccgccgccggcACTCCGGCGGCGCAGTTCTGGGAGGAGGCCCTCCCGGGAACCCCGATGCCaagggtcatcggggaactcgtcCAGAAAG GCATTGACCGCTCGCCACTCAAGGAGCGCTACGCTGCCCCCCACTTCTC CGCCTGCGGCAAGCCGTCGTCGAGCGAGGAGGCTGAAGCGGCGACGGGGATCTTCTTCCACGAGGCACAAGCGCGTGAGGGCAGCGTCATGACGGTGTCCCTCCCTCCCGCCGCGGTGCCGGCATTCCTCCCGCGCGACGTCGCCGAGAAGGTCCCCTTCGCCAACCTCACTGACGTCCTCGCCACGTTCAACATCGCACAGGGATCCACCGAGGCGACAAAGGCAGGACAGACCCTGTGCGGGTGCCGGGCGGCGCCGCTCGCCGGTGAGCAGAAGGCCTGCGCCACGTCCCTGGAGGGCACCGTGTGGGCCGCCACGCGCATGCTGGGAACCACCGCCAGCGGCCGAGTTTGGGTGGCCGCGTCGGAGCTGCCCCGGGACGGCCTGCCGCGACAGGCGTACGTAGTCAGTGCGGTTGCAGCGCTCGACGGCGACCGTCACGTGGGTTGCCACGACGAGCCATTCCCCTACGCCGTCTTCCATTGCCACACGGCACAATCATCGACCAGGGCGTATGAGATCACGCTCAGCAGCCTCCGTGGAAGGGGCCCGGCGGTCGCCATGGTGGCGCTGTGCCACCGTGACACCTCCAACTGGAACCCGGCCCACCCGGCCTTCGAGATGCTGGGCACCCAGCCCGGCGGCGCGCCGGTGTGCCACTTCATGCCGTACGCCAACCTGGTGTTCGGCgtgaaggcctag